One region of Halomicrobium sp. LC1Hm genomic DNA includes:
- the flaJ gene encoding archaellar assembly protein FlaJ codes for MGSNEAENSLNLTLSEIFDDLLDAYRQMHIPLQRYLLLILLPAIAFFLLSAVAALLLDLPMMIRAPIPMLGFLAMSAAIFYPKILISQRRSQLNNRFHLLVTHMTVLATTKIDRMEVFRTLAQEEEYGELANEMHRIVELVDTWNQSLDDACRRRAKEVPSAAVSDFLDRLAYTLGAGQSLEDYLLSEQEQIIQNYTTVYEGTLDNLEVMKDLYLSMVLSMTFALVFAVVLPVLTGTDPTMTVSAVIVMYIFVQSGFYLAIRSMAPYDPVWFHPEEYPSKVENRIEKSTYVGVALTAVLVFISLGGMFGVSPITMDDLLFFLDSVPLSMYAVVPITPLLIPGIVIRQEEQQVKGRDDQFPSFIRALGATEGAKQSTTSMVLRTLRKKDFGALSPNVDDLYKRLNMRIEPAEAWRYFTADCRSYLIQTFSEMYLIGREMGGSPKLLGELIAANMNEIQALRTQRNQAATTLIGLLYGITAASTFAFFIGLQVVNILSSMSLNLSSNAGFDASTLINTGVYNIPLIEFLLIIIIMFGAMLSALMVRTVDGGHKGNTYMHFVLLAWIGSVTSIATKWLVTQFIGI; via the coding sequence ATGGGATCCAACGAAGCGGAGAACTCTCTGAACCTGACGCTGTCCGAGATCTTCGACGACCTGCTGGACGCGTACCGGCAGATGCACATCCCGCTGCAGCGGTACCTCCTTTTGATCTTGCTGCCGGCGATCGCCTTCTTCCTGCTGAGCGCTGTCGCCGCGCTGTTGCTCGATCTGCCGATGATGATTCGGGCCCCGATCCCGATGCTGGGGTTCCTGGCGATGAGCGCGGCGATCTTCTACCCCAAGATCCTGATCTCACAGCGTCGCAGCCAGCTCAACAACCGCTTTCACCTGCTGGTCACCCACATGACGGTGCTGGCGACGACGAAGATCGACCGCATGGAGGTGTTTCGGACGCTGGCCCAGGAAGAGGAGTACGGCGAACTGGCAAACGAGATGCACCGGATCGTCGAACTGGTCGACACCTGGAACCAGAGCCTCGACGACGCCTGCCGGCGACGTGCCAAGGAAGTCCCCTCGGCGGCGGTCTCTGACTTCCTCGACCGACTCGCGTACACGCTCGGTGCCGGCCAGTCGCTGGAGGACTACCTCCTCAGCGAACAGGAGCAGATCATCCAGAACTACACGACGGTGTACGAGGGGACGCTGGACAACCTCGAAGTGATGAAGGACCTCTACCTGTCGATGGTCCTCTCGATGACGTTCGCGCTCGTGTTCGCCGTCGTCCTACCGGTGCTGACCGGGACCGACCCGACGATGACCGTCAGCGCCGTCATCGTCATGTACATCTTCGTTCAGTCGGGGTTCTACCTCGCGATCCGCTCGATGGCCCCGTACGACCCCGTGTGGTTCCACCCCGAGGAGTACCCCTCCAAAGTCGAGAACCGCATCGAGAAGTCGACCTACGTCGGGGTCGCTCTCACCGCCGTCCTCGTCTTCATCTCGCTGGGCGGGATGTTCGGCGTCTCGCCGATCACGATGGATGACCTTCTCTTTTTCCTGGACAGCGTTCCCCTCTCGATGTACGCCGTCGTCCCGATCACGCCGCTCCTGATCCCCGGCATCGTCATCCGACAGGAAGAACAGCAGGTCAAGGGCCGCGACGATCAGTTCCCGAGTTTCATCCGCGCGCTCGGCGCGACCGAAGGCGCGAAGCAGTCGACCACGTCGATGGTCCTGCGGACGCTCCGCAAGAAGGACTTCGGCGCGCTGTCGCCCAACGTCGACGACCTCTACAAGCGGCTCAACATGCGCATCGAGCCCGCCGAGGCCTGGCGCTACTTCACCGCCGACTGTCGGTCCTACCTGATTCAGACGTTCTCGGAGATGTACCTCATCGGCCGCGAGATGGGTGGCTCGCCGAAACTGCTGGGCGAACTCATCGCGGCCAACATGAACGAGATCCAGGCGCTGCGCACCCAGCGCAACCAGGCCGCCACGACGCTGATCGGCCTGCTGTACGGTATCACCGCGGCCTCGACGTTCGCCTTCTTCATCGGCCTGCAGGTCGTCAACATCCTCTCGTCGATGTCGCTGAACCTCTCCTCGAACGCCGGGTTCGACGCCAGCACGCTCATCAACACCGGCGTCTACAACATCCCGCTGATCGAGTTCCTGCTGATCATCATCATCATGTTCGGCGCGATGCTGTCGGCGCTGATGGTCCGGACGGTCGACGGCGGCCACAAGGGCAACACCTACATGCACTTCGTCCTGCTCGCCTGGATCGGCAGCGTCACCTCGATCGCCACCAAGTGGCTGGTGACGCAGTTTATCGGGATTTAA
- a CDS encoding universal stress protein, with translation MFDTVVIATDGSATAERAVTAALDLAGQFDAIVHALYVVDSGEVAGSPEAVRQDFEQALATTGGKALTFVRETAETVDPDEEDAVVTAVREGDPAKEICHYAEGIDADVIATGTRGRHGEHGYLLGSVAEGVVRHAEMPVLTVRQLEEAATGL, from the coding sequence ATGTTCGACACCGTCGTCATCGCGACGGACGGCTCCGCAACGGCCGAGCGGGCCGTCACCGCCGCGCTCGACCTCGCCGGCCAGTTCGACGCGATCGTCCACGCGCTGTACGTCGTCGACTCGGGAGAGGTCGCCGGCTCTCCGGAGGCCGTCCGACAGGACTTCGAGCAGGCGCTCGCGACCACCGGCGGCAAGGCGCTGACGTTCGTCCGTGAAACCGCCGAGACGGTCGATCCCGACGAGGAAGACGCCGTCGTCACGGCCGTCCGAGAGGGCGATCCCGCCAAGGAGATCTGCCACTACGCAGAGGGGATCGACGCCGACGTGATCGCGACCGGCACCCGGGGCCGCCACGGCGAACACGGCTACCTGCTGGGCAGCGTCGCCGAGGGGGTCGTCCGCCACGCCGAAATGCCCGTGCTGACCGTCAGACAGCTCGAAGAAGCGGCGACGGGACTGTAG
- a CDS encoding DUF5807 family protein, translated as MSKRTEFLAGERVEDVAFFLHEDAVGNADALADYAEQVEDGMVLVIDGDQGRSAFQSATGIDPMGLAREAMATDGEIADDLTGGVCPKEDEEPDQNHTAKFVFAFAEAQNEEVGGIYEDGDVIHAYAVCPCGEKYSEKWVVGE; from the coding sequence ATGAGCAAGCGCACCGAGTTTCTGGCCGGCGAGCGCGTCGAGGACGTGGCCTTCTTCCTCCACGAGGACGCGGTCGGCAACGCCGACGCCCTCGCGGACTACGCCGAACAGGTCGAGGACGGGATGGTGCTGGTCATCGACGGCGATCAGGGACGGAGTGCCTTCCAGTCGGCGACGGGGATCGACCCGATGGGGCTGGCCCGCGAGGCGATGGCCACCGACGGCGAGATCGCCGACGACCTGACCGGCGGCGTCTGCCCGAAGGAGGACGAAGAGCCCGACCAGAACCACACCGCCAAGTTCGTCTTCGCCTTCGCCGAAGCACAGAACGAGGAGGTCGGTGGCATCTACGAGGATGGCGACGTGATCCACGCCTACGCGGTCTGTCCCTGCGGCGAGAAGTACTCCGAGAAGTGGGTCGTCGGCGAGTAG
- a CDS encoding DHH family phosphoesterase: MDDWLIDDERLSLERKSILPGEGFFLPDSIEEEEQEREAAERMASSEVVVIADPDADGLACVALVREALGEGSLVPAGPHELDEALSWAAEYVEADATLVICDLCPDSESDIAALDDLTARVDDVRWYDHHQWDDDLGAAVDDSGVERTVGDSDEVCTADVALAQLESDFDDRFAELAAVTRDHDLWIRDDERSDDLADLSYWLEPEEYIEVVLEHGPDLSPEWHEYLAEKRVEKEALIEKAVERAQLRDVGEWTVGVTYGRCSQNEVAEELREQGADAAVIVKPAGSASIRGTETFERCHEVAAQVNGGGHPRAAGCKPDVYEDMLDYAHHWSTRGAVAKQAIVDAFKRLPEEPEAAEE; encoded by the coding sequence ATGGACGACTGGCTCATCGACGACGAGCGGCTCTCGCTGGAACGGAAATCGATCCTCCCGGGGGAGGGGTTCTTCCTCCCGGACTCGATCGAAGAGGAAGAGCAGGAACGCGAGGCCGCCGAGCGGATGGCGTCCTCGGAGGTCGTCGTCATCGCCGACCCCGACGCCGACGGGCTGGCCTGCGTCGCGCTCGTTCGCGAGGCGCTGGGCGAGGGATCGCTGGTCCCGGCCGGGCCCCACGAACTCGACGAGGCGCTGTCCTGGGCCGCCGAGTACGTCGAGGCCGACGCCACGCTGGTGATCTGTGATCTCTGTCCCGACAGCGAGAGCGACATCGCCGCCCTCGACGACCTGACCGCTCGCGTCGACGACGTTCGCTGGTACGACCACCACCAGTGGGACGACGACCTCGGCGCGGCGGTCGACGACAGCGGCGTCGAACGCACCGTCGGCGACTCCGACGAGGTCTGTACCGCCGACGTGGCCCTCGCACAGCTGGAGTCCGACTTCGACGACCGCTTCGCCGAACTGGCCGCCGTCACGCGAGACCACGACCTCTGGATCCGCGACGACGAGCGCAGCGACGACCTCGCGGACCTCTCTTACTGGCTCGAACCCGAGGAGTACATCGAGGTCGTCCTCGAACACGGTCCGGACCTCTCGCCGGAGTGGCACGAGTACCTCGCCGAGAAGCGCGTCGAGAAGGAGGCCCTCATCGAGAAGGCCGTCGAGCGCGCCCAGCTGCGCGACGTGGGCGAGTGGACGGTCGGCGTCACATACGGCCGCTGCTCTCAGAACGAGGTCGCCGAGGAACTGCGGGAACAGGGGGCCGACGCCGCCGTCATCGTCAAGCCCGCCGGCTCCGCCTCGATCCGCGGCACCGAGACCTTCGAACGCTGCCACGAGGTCGCCGCCCAGGTCAACGGCGGCGGCCACCCCCGTGCCGCGGGGTGCAAGCCCGACGTGTACGAGGACATGCTCGACTACGCCCACCACTGGAGTACGCGGGGTGCGGTGGCGAAACAGGCTATCGTCGACGCGTTCAAGCGGCTGCCCGAGGAGCCTGAAGCGGCTGAAGAGTAG
- a CDS encoding universal stress protein encodes MDIDLVLAPVDGSNQSEAAVEYALAIADAYDAEIHLLFVLDETLIRAIEADEVDADAIADQHQAFAAEMQSRLEERGHDAGLNHSTAAGFSPTRLRQSPGSVILDVAEDLDADFIVVPREPGSEDSVDAIGRAALYVIEYASQPVLSV; translated from the coding sequence ATGGACATCGACCTCGTGCTCGCGCCGGTGGACGGCTCCAACCAGTCCGAGGCGGCCGTCGAGTACGCGCTGGCGATCGCCGACGCCTACGACGCCGAGATCCACCTGCTGTTCGTCCTCGACGAGACGCTGATCCGCGCGATCGAGGCCGACGAGGTCGACGCCGACGCGATCGCCGACCAGCATCAGGCCTTCGCCGCGGAGATGCAGTCACGGCTCGAGGAACGCGGCCACGACGCCGGGCTGAACCACTCGACTGCCGCCGGCTTCTCGCCGACGCGGCTCCGCCAGTCGCCCGGGAGCGTAATCCTCGACGTGGCAGAAGACCTCGACGCCGACTTCATCGTCGTCCCCCGCGAGCCGGGCAGTGAGGATTCTGTCGACGCGATCGGCCGCGCCGCGCTGTACGTCATCGAGTACGCCAGCCAACCCGTGCTCTCGGTCTAG
- a CDS encoding type II/IV secretion system ATPase subunit, which translates to MTDHGRPKPSDELRQVAARRPHLRDHLKKFKQITGEFPEFIEEADDDYESDRPNVLYPVGGPIFCHVYGDIGQDMKYYAIEPELDEDESVVFSKVRNKLLQKSVNKPAPQNENEYDDRIEELLQESTKIRDEDGNDGVLTRIANLGSVGQVEVTESTYENILYRLNRDIVGLGPLEPVMRDPANEDIHVIGRQECHVDHEVYGMLETTVEWESEAAFDQWLRNMGERMGDPVSDSDPIVDSTLPDGSRLNLIYSDDVSAKGPSLTIRQGTETPLSIFQITKWNTLSPELSAYLWLALENEQTVFVVGETASGKTTTLNSIMSFIPRDSKIYTAEDTAEVLPPHDTWQKLLTREGEDEGTSVDMFDLVAAALRSRPDYIIVGEVRGEEGRMAFQAAQTGHPVMLTFHASDIVSMIQRFTGEPINVPETFMDVADIALFQNRVKQGDQVLRRVTSVQEIEGYSKEMDGVVTRQAFNWDPVEDEITFQAMNNSYVLEEQIATLLGYEDTREIYGELEFRANIIRRAIQENIVGYHEVNQLIEDFQRDGVEGLPFTIARPD; encoded by the coding sequence ATGACAGACCACGGACGACCCAAACCATCCGACGAACTTCGACAAGTAGCGGCGCGACGACCACACCTGCGGGACCACTTGAAGAAGTTCAAGCAGATCACCGGCGAGTTCCCCGAGTTCATCGAGGAGGCCGACGACGACTACGAGTCCGACCGACCCAACGTCCTCTACCCCGTCGGTGGCCCGATCTTCTGTCACGTCTACGGCGACATCGGACAGGACATGAAGTACTACGCCATCGAGCCGGAACTCGACGAAGACGAGTCGGTCGTCTTCAGCAAAGTCCGGAACAAGCTCCTCCAGAAGTCCGTCAACAAGCCCGCGCCACAGAACGAAAACGAGTACGACGACCGGATCGAGGAACTGCTCCAGGAGTCGACCAAGATCCGCGACGAGGACGGCAACGACGGCGTCCTGACTCGCATCGCCAACCTCGGCAGCGTCGGACAGGTCGAGGTGACCGAGAGTACGTACGAGAACATCCTCTACCGGCTCAACCGCGACATCGTCGGCCTCGGACCGCTCGAACCGGTGATGCGTGACCCGGCAAACGAGGACATCCACGTCATCGGCCGCCAGGAGTGTCACGTCGACCACGAGGTCTACGGCATGCTCGAAACCACCGTCGAGTGGGAGTCCGAGGCGGCCTTCGACCAGTGGCTGCGAAACATGGGCGAGCGGATGGGCGATCCGGTCTCTGACTCCGACCCGATCGTCGACTCGACGCTGCCGGACGGGTCGCGTCTGAACCTGATCTACTCCGACGACGTGAGCGCGAAAGGGCCCTCGCTCACGATCCGCCAGGGGACCGAGACGCCGCTGTCGATCTTCCAGATTACCAAGTGGAACACGCTCAGCCCGGAGCTGTCGGCGTACCTCTGGCTCGCGCTGGAAAACGAGCAGACGGTTTTCGTCGTCGGGGAGACGGCGTCGGGGAAGACGACGACGCTGAACTCCATCATGTCGTTCATCCCACGCGACTCGAAGATCTACACCGCGGAGGACACCGCCGAGGTGCTGCCGCCCCACGACACCTGGCAGAAACTGCTCACGCGTGAGGGCGAAGACGAGGGCACCAGCGTCGACATGTTCGACCTCGTGGCGGCCGCGCTGCGTTCCCGCCCCGACTACATCATCGTGGGCGAGGTCCGTGGCGAGGAGGGTCGGATGGCGTTCCAGGCCGCACAGACCGGCCACCCCGTCATGCTGACGTTCCACGCCAGCGACATCGTCTCGATGATCCAGCGCTTTACCGGCGAACCGATCAACGTCCCGGAGACGTTCATGGACGTGGCAGACATCGCACTGTTCCAGAACCGCGTCAAGCAGGGCGACCAGGTGCTTCGCCGCGTCACCTCGGTCCAGGAGATCGAGGGCTACTCGAAGGAGATGGACGGCGTCGTCACCCGACAGGCGTTCAACTGGGACCCCGTCGAAGACGAGATCACCTTCCAGGCGATGAACAACTCCTACGTCCTCGAAGAGCAGATCGCGACGCTGCTTGGCTACGAGGACACCCGCGAGATCTACGGCGAACTGGAGTTCCGGGCCAACATCATCCGCCGGGCGATCCAGGAGAACATCGTCGGCTACCACGAAGTGAACCAACTGATCGAGGACTTCCAGCGTGACGGCGTGGAAGGACTCCCCTTCACGATCGCACGTCCCGACTGA